One Branchiostoma floridae strain S238N-H82 chromosome 15, Bfl_VNyyK, whole genome shotgun sequence DNA window includes the following coding sequences:
- the LOC118431334 gene encoding uncharacterized protein LOC118431334, producing MDESATFFVFLTCLVVSDSVLLMGALQSSVNVPENAHVGDTVLNVRSAIGEGREEVLCKIVTGEKTERFRVTDCVIKVARPLDFGVDPSYNLTVNVSWSSGNPEQLYVDVQVQDVEGYPPVYNDTCEMPTRTVRGKSGDLNVDIKWTVTGMATNIGEVSASKQFYYNHDSIKAQYTAIAYTDNSDCLVHFVWKPWSDDDITNIKSVWASTQQRCFNCSRSTDGASVVQLELLHSYTGFTPSSSGSCYSGPIPKTDRQLVLAVSLTVSSLKMNHVTCDLPADVSVSMVVYGMRSEVILLSVEFDGQAVGCPPNKYGLLCDQNCTCENGARCHGLNGACKCQPGWQGVVCDIPHSTVVIIAIPSDTRQIYITGSVTLHCKVFNLAADRMMWTFPNKTEKELQGAQEDRVRIHNIQSKHNGTYTCTVLTGDGAVINASYELQAVACPPGKTGESCEEECVCSHGGSCDRWAGCVCPPGWTGTTCQTSCPVSTYGQGCSRRCLCQHGATCSPTDGRCNCTEGWFGSSCSRPCPAGLYGWKCRQVCACKNNATCHNVEGTCACVPPRTGKLCDAIETGTYTFPLSLQIAIPLALTLLVAALVLLTLYKRKKATRAAQEESLEETRVLLELRNMEDDLAQSFQPGWLNRWERDGEDLTLDELVGLGAFAQIRKGQLRTAGADVTVAVKSVRIEDRRCYRAFCREVAALIAVHENSEEQNDGHPNIVKLFGVLTTSTPKCILLEFATKGELLLILKQQPRQNGSLGRFIRYAVQISRALEELRRLRIAHGDVAARNVLVTGDDVAKLADFGLAHDVYTETTYVSLGNDDADELLPLKWMALESLESREFTCESDTWSFGVLLWEIAAFGEEPSYQRQRQLSCPKLVGLLRQGVRLDRPPGCPDKLYDVMTSCWREEPSARPEPAELEQKLTECCHEMDPLLVMDN from the coding sequence ATGGACGAAAGCGCTACATTTTTCGTCTTCCTGACCTGCCTGGTCGTTTCCGACAGTGTCCTGCTCATGGGAGCACTACAGTCGTCAGTGAACGTTCCAGAGAATGCTCACGTGGGGGATACCGTCCTCAACGTTCGGTCGGCCATAGGGGAGGGGAGGGAGGAAGTCTTGTGTAAAATTGTCACCGGAGAAAAGACGGAACGCTTCCGTGTAACCGATTGCGTGATCAAAGTGGCGCGTCCATTGGATTTCGGCGTCGACCCTAGTTATAACCTCACGGTAAATGTCAGTTGGTCTTCCGGAAACCCCGAGCAGTTGTATGTTGATGTACAAGTCCAAGACGTGGAGGGATACCCGCCTGTTTACAACGACACCTGCGAAATGCCGACTCGCACAGTAAGGGGGAAGTCAGGTGATCTGAACGTCGATATAAAATGGACTGTCACGGGCATGGCAACGAATATTGGAGAGGTGTCTGCCTCGAAGCAGTTTTATTACAACCATGATAGTATCAAGGCACAGTATACGGCTATAGCGTACACGGATAACAGTGATTGTCTGGTGCACTTTGTATGGAAGCCCTGGAGTGATGATGatattacaaatattaagtCGGTGTGGGCTTCTACACAACAACGGTGCTTTAACTGTTCAAGATCAACAGATGGGGCATCTGTCGTCCAATTAGAATTATTACACAGTTATACCGGCTTTACTCCGAGTTCGTCTGGGAGTTGCTATTCAGGGCCTATTCCTAAAACAGATAGACAGTTGGTATTGGCCGTTTCGTTAACGGTTTCTTCCCTGAAGATGAATCATGTCACATGCGACCTGCCAGCAGACGTTTCTGTTTCCATGGTGGTATATGGTATGCGTAGTGAAGTAATTCTTCTATCTGTTGAATTTGATGGCCAGGCAGTCGGATGCCCCCCTAACAAGTACGGCCTGTTGTGTGACCAGAACTGCACCTGCGAGAACGGTGCCCGCTGCCATGGGCTGAACGGGGCCTGCAAGTGTCAGCCTGGATGGCAGGGTGTCGTCTGCGACATACCTCACAGTACAGTGGTCATCATCGCGATCCCTAGCGACACGCGACAGATTTACATCACTGGCTCTGTGACGCTGCACTGCAAGGTTTTCAATCTGGCTGCTGACAGGATGATGTGGACATTTCCTAATAAGACGGAAAAGGAGCTGCAGGGCGCTCAGGAAGATCGTGTAAGGATCCACAACATACAGTCCAAACACAACGGCACCTACACCTGTACTGTGTTAACGGGAGATGGAGCGGTCATTAACGCAAGTTATGAGCTTCAGGCCGTCGCTTGTCCTCCCGGAAAAACGGGTGAATCGTGCGAAGAGGAGTGCGTCTGTAGCCATGGTGGCAGCTGTGACCGGTGGGCCGGCTGTGTGTGTCcgccgggatggacaggaacCACGTGTCAGACATCCTGCCCAGTCAGCACCTACGGACAGGGTTGCAGCAGGCGGTGTCTGTGTCAGCATGGCGCCACCTGCTCCCCTACCGACGGCAGGTGTAACTGCACAGAAGGCTGGTTCGGCAGTAGCTGCAGCAGGCCCTGCCCCGCAGGGCTGTACGGATGGAAATGTCGGCAAGTTTGTGCCTGTAAAAATAACGCCACGTGTCACAACGTGGAAGGTACCTGCGCCTGCGTGCCGCCTAGGACTGGCAAGTTGTGTGACGCCATCGAAACGGGAACATACACGTTTCCGTTGTCTCTCCAGATTGCCATACCCCTGGCACTTACTCTACTAGTCGCTGCTCTAGTTTTGCTAACACTCTACAAACGGAAAAAAGCTACACGAGCGGCACAAGAAGAGTCTCTAGAGGAGACCAGAGTTTTACTGGAGCTGAGAAACATGGAAGACGACCTGGCACAGAGTTTTCAGCCAGGCTGGCTCAACCGATGGGAGAGGGACGGCGAAGATCTGACTCTGGATGAACTGGTCGGGCTGGGCGCGTTCGCGCAGATCAGGAAAGGACAGCTTCGCACGGCtggcgctgacgtcacggtggcAGTCAAGTCCGTCCGCATAGAGGATAGGCGCTGCTACCGAGCCTTCTGCCGGGAAGTCGCCGCGTTGATAGCCGTGCACGAAAATAGTGAGGAACAAAATGACGGACATCCCAACATTGTAAAGCTCTTTGGGGTCCTGACGACTTCCACACCGAAGTGTATTCTCTTGGAATTTGCTACCAAAGGCGAACTTTTGCTCATTCTAAAACAGCAACCTCGGCAGAACGGTTCTCTTGGTAGGTTTATCCGCTATGCCGTCCAGATATCCCGTGCCCTGGAGGAGCTCCGACGTCTGCGTATCGCTCACGGTGACGTGGCCGCCCGAAACGTCCTCGTCACTGGCGATGACGTCGCCAAACTTGCTGACTTCGGTCTGGCCCATGACGTCTACACCGAGACTACCTATGTGTCCTTAGGCAATGACGACGCCGACGAACTCCTGCCCCTGAAGTGGATGGCTCTGGAGTCGCTGGAGTCTCGCGAGTTCACGTGCGAGAGCGACACCTGGTcgttcggcgtgctgctgtgggagatcgccgcCTTCGGGGAGGAGCCCAGCTACCAGCGCCAACGCCAACTGAGTTGTCCCAAGTTGGTGGGGCTCCTGAGGCAGGGGGTCCGTCTGGACAGGCCGCCCGGATGTCCGGACAAGCtgtatgacgtcatgacgtcGTGTTGGCGGGAGGAGCCGTCGGCAAGACCAGAGCCGGCAGAACTGGAGCAGAAGCTGACGGAATGTTGCCACGAAATGGACCCACTTCTGGTTATGGATAATTAA
- the LOC118431560 gene encoding mucin-17-like has translation MVRFRRRYSARRAKKPIERVTNFAGTRFYGACDYFTISEEGLDAYVRTKFVHCIYMPCVPKGSFLFVSDGRAIKLPKRVRRSVRWAWLRAVAWVCTIVAIIGVVVGVLPIEVRRGGPVAKASWPWALVGLSAVFLVLAICVTFYKPKASEQSQQEYREYLLHRDDDDDGREEVADAAEVHAGPADEVVTIEPHPHCPGPRKDNANVPMTGSPTSIPTPGNASSTSIATGYPNGTTISTDPMALLLESLRLETPVTLTTGNPSSTTLTIGNPSSTTLTNGNPSSTSIITANPSSTTVSTGNPSGPSLTTVYPNATFVANGYPMANDTVFTDWNPSGTMLTTWNPIDTTSPTTVHSNGRGLTEDTDSTGCPDGNPTSDNPNSMQDYGH, from the exons ATGGTTAGATTCCGACGCAGATACTCGGCCCGACGTGCGAAGAAACCGATCGAGCGCGTGACCAATTTCGCCGGCACCAGGTTTTACGGGGCCTGCGACTACTTCACGATCAGTGAGGAGGGGTTGGATGCGTACGTGCGAACCAAGTTCGTGCACTGCATCTACATGCCTTGTGTGCCGAAGGGAAG TTTCCTGTTCGTGTCAGACGGGCGAGCTATCAAACTTCCCAAGCGAGTGCGCAGGTCCGTGCGGTGGGCGTGGCTTCGGGCCGTGGCCTGGGTCTGTACGATAGTCGCCATCATAGGAGTTGTTGTCGGAGTCCTACCTATAGAG GTACGGCGTGGAGGACCAGTAGCCAAGGCGTCGTGGCCGTGGGCGCTGGTCGGCCTGTCTGCAGTGTTTCTGGTCCTCGCCATTTGCGTCACGTTCTACAAACCGAAGGCCAGCGAGCAAAGCCAGCAGGAATACCGGGAATATCTGCTTCATcgtgacgatgatgatgacggtCGCGAGGAGGTGGCTGATGCGGCCGAGGTTCACGCTGGCCCAGCCGACGAGGTCGTCACCATTGAGCCCCACCCGCACTGCCCGGGTCCGCGCAAGGACAATGCCAATGTCCCAATGACTGGTAGTCCTACTAGCATCCCAACACCTGGGAACGCCTCTAGCACAAGCATTGCAACTGGGTACCCCAACGGTACAACCATCAGCACTGACCCCATGGCCTTACTACTGGAATCCTTACGACTGGAAACCCCGGTAACCCTTACAACTGGAAACCCTAGTAGTACAACCCTTACCATTGGAAACCCCAGTAGTACAACCCTTACGAATGGGAACCCCAGTAGTACAAGCATTATCACTGCAAACCCCAGTAGTACAACCGTTTCAACTGGGAACCCCAGTGGTCCAAGCCTGACAACCGTGTATCCCAATGCTACATTTGTTGCCAATGGGTACCCCATGGCCAATGATACAGTCTTTACCGACTGGAACCCCAGTGGCACAATGCTTACCACTTGGAACCCCATTGATACTACTAGCCCTACAACCGTGCACTCCAATGGTAGAGGCCTGACTGAGGACACCGATAGTACTGGGTGTCCCGATGGCAACCCTACCTCTGATAATCCTAATTCCATGCAAGATTATGGCCACTAA
- the LOC118431559 gene encoding uncharacterized protein LOC118431559, which translates to MPTMSNIVDSQYFGACDYFKTSEEGREMYVGTQFVHCGIFPCEAKKSFLVTSDTSEAIPLPAVVGRSVRWAWLRTLAWICAVVAIKGVVIGIIIEVRSGGRVNIMAWWLPLVALSAVFLGLAIFLKFYKPKATEESKQKYQRYLLGLLADSRRRRGQAPQDRHEQMAAAAAVHGGPADEVITIEPHPPYLGPRKDDANIPLIACSPTSNPSAGN; encoded by the exons ATGCCGACTATGTCGAATATCGTCGATAGCCAGTATTTCGGGGCCTGCGACTACTTCAAAACCAGTGAGGAGGGGCGGGAAATGTACGTGGGAACCCAGTTCGTCCACTGTGGAATCTTTCCTTGCGAGGCCAAAAAGAG TTTCCTGGTGACGTCAGACACGTCAGAAGCTATCCCACTTCCCGCGGTGGTGGGCAGGTCCGTGAGGTGGGCGTGGCTTCGGACCCTGGCCTGGATCTGTGCGGTAGTCGCCATTAAAGGAGTCGTTATCGGAATAATAATAGAG GTGCGGAGTGGGGGACGAGTAAATATTATGGCGTGGTGGCTGCCACTAGTCGCTCTGTCTGCAGTGTTTCTGGGGCTCGCGATTTTCCTCAAGTTCTACAAACCGAAGGCCACCGAAGAAAGCAAACAGAAGTACCAGAGATATCTGCTTGGTCTCCTGGCCGACTCGCGCCGCCGTCGTGGCCAGGCGCCCCAGGACCGGCACGAGCAGATGGCTGCTGCGGCCGCGGTCCACGGTGGCCCCGCCGACGAAGTCATCACCATTGAGCCCCACCCGCCCTACCTTGGTCCGCGCAAGGACGATGCCAATATCCCACTGATAGCTTGTAGTCCTACTAGCAACCCATCAGCTGGGAACTAG